One part of the Phycisphaeraceae bacterium genome encodes these proteins:
- a CDS encoding FliM/FliN family flagellar motor switch protein: MSPTLDRVLHLEVPLIVVIGERQSRLADVVSLVPGSIIELPKRADDELHLLVNNKPVATGYAVKVGENFGIRISYIGDLKARIEALGIGAADGEALPSHAGASAAPAA; this comes from the coding sequence ATGTCTCCCACCCTGGATCGGGTGCTGCACCTCGAAGTCCCGCTCATCGTCGTGATCGGCGAGCGGCAGAGTCGCCTTGCCGACGTGGTGTCCCTGGTGCCCGGTTCGATCATCGAACTGCCCAAGCGGGCGGACGATGAACTTCACCTGCTTGTGAACAACAAGCCGGTGGCCACCGGGTACGCCGTGAAAGTGGGGGAGAACTTCGGGATCCGCATCTCCTACATCGGCGACCTCAAGGCCCGGATCGAAGCCCTTGGGATCGGGGCCGCCGATGGTGAGGCCCTACCATCGCACGCGGGTGCCTCGGCAGCGCCCGCTGCCTGA
- the fabF gene encoding beta-ketoacyl-ACP synthase II, with amino-acid sequence MAHANAPGTRVVITGIGAVTDLGCDAPSTWAGMREGRSGISPITAETFTKYDKWTVKIAGQVRDFDPTKWIEGREARRLDRFAQLGLCAAGEAVAHSGIDFSREDPERCGVVVGSGVGGIQTIEDGVLVMRDRGPDRINPFTVPRLMVNACTGGISIQYGLRGPGSAHATACASSGHAIGEAIEIMRRGRADVMVVGGAEAAVSPLCIGAFMTMKALSTRNDEPERASRPFDVGRDGFVLAEGAAMFVIETEEHARARGAEIYAELLGSANSSDASHITAPDAEGRGAARSMRWALEDSRLNPEQIDYINAHGTSTPLGDKAEVAACISVFGDHARKSAGGKLLMSSTKSMHGHCLGASGAVELIACIHAVRDGIIAPTINLDNPDESFDLDLVPHHARERRIKYVLNNTFGFGGHNVTLVVGRYS; translated from the coding sequence ATGGCGCACGCCAACGCACCCGGAACGCGAGTGGTCATTACCGGGATCGGTGCTGTGACCGATCTCGGTTGCGATGCGCCGTCGACGTGGGCCGGAATGCGGGAGGGGCGCAGTGGAATCTCGCCGATCACCGCTGAGACGTTCACGAAGTACGACAAGTGGACGGTCAAGATTGCCGGGCAAGTCAGGGACTTCGATCCGACCAAGTGGATCGAGGGCCGAGAGGCGCGCCGCCTCGACCGATTCGCTCAGCTCGGTCTCTGCGCTGCCGGAGAGGCCGTGGCGCACTCGGGGATCGATTTCAGCCGGGAGGACCCGGAACGCTGCGGGGTGGTCGTTGGTTCGGGCGTGGGCGGCATTCAAACGATTGAAGACGGCGTCCTCGTGATGAGAGACCGGGGGCCGGACCGCATCAACCCGTTCACGGTGCCCCGCCTGATGGTGAACGCGTGCACCGGCGGGATATCGATTCAGTACGGCCTGCGCGGGCCCGGTTCGGCCCATGCCACGGCGTGCGCCTCCTCGGGCCACGCGATCGGCGAGGCGATCGAGATCATGCGCCGCGGCCGCGCGGACGTGATGGTGGTGGGGGGCGCCGAAGCCGCGGTCTCTCCCCTGTGCATCGGCGCCTTCATGACCATGAAGGCCCTGAGCACGAGGAACGATGAGCCGGAACGGGCCTCCCGCCCCTTCGACGTCGGCCGCGACGGGTTCGTGCTCGCCGAGGGCGCGGCCATGTTTGTGATCGAGACGGAGGAACACGCCAGGGCCCGCGGTGCGGAGATCTACGCGGAACTACTCGGCTCGGCGAACAGTTCCGATGCCAGCCACATCACGGCCCCGGATGCGGAGGGGCGCGGGGCGGCACGGTCCATGCGGTGGGCGCTCGAGGATTCCCGCTTGAACCCGGAGCAGATCGACTACATCAATGCTCACGGCACGTCGACGCCGTTGGGTGACAAGGCGGAGGTCGCCGCGTGCATCTCGGTCTTCGGCGATCACGCCCGCAAGTCCGCTGGTGGAAAACTGCTGATGTCATCGACCAAGTCGATGCACGGCCACTGCCTCGGGGCCTCGGGGGCGGTCGAGCTGATCGCGTGTATCCACGCGGTGCGGGACGGGATCATCGCGCCGACCATCAACCTGGACAACCCGGATGAGTCGTTCGACCTCGACCTGGTCCCGCATCACGCCCGCGAGCGCCGGATCAAGTACGTCCTGAACAACACGTTCGGGTTCGGCGGCCATAACGTGACACTGGTGGTCGGGCGGTACTCCTAG